A single genomic interval of bacterium harbors:
- a CDS encoding glycerol-3-phosphate acyltransferase produces MINKFFHLLLPVAAFLIGGIPTGYLLGRFYGMPDIRQHGSGNIGASNAGRIFGITSFLIVFCIDAGKAFLFLLFTQSFTSDWPMILLVALLLLLGNCYSPFLGFNGGKGVATLMGIVGYLSLPFMAVLSICWLIFLYLLKSPGYASLLLISGLPVASMFLFAIHWTAFFIFAALLIFYRHKKNLLVN; encoded by the coding sequence ATGATCAATAAATTTTTCCATTTACTTCTACCAGTTGCTGCTTTTTTGATTGGCGGAATCCCCACAGGATACCTGCTGGGTCGTTTTTATGGAATGCCTGACATAAGACAGCATGGCTCCGGAAACATTGGAGCCTCTAATGCAGGAAGAATTTTCGGCATAACCTCATTTTTAATCGTTTTTTGTATTGATGCCGGAAAAGCATTTCTGTTTTTGTTATTTACACAATCATTTACATCTGATTGGCCAATGATTCTACTAGTGGCATTGTTACTCTTGTTGGGTAACTGTTATTCGCCTTTCTTGGGATTTAATGGTGGAAAAGGCGTTGCCACATTAATGGGAATTGTCGGATACCTTTCATTACCTTTCATGGCAGTACTTTCCATCTGTTGGCTCATATTTTTGTATCTACTCAAGTCTCCCGGATATGCATCTTTACTTTTGATTAGTGGATTACCCGTGGCCAGTATGTTCCTTTTTGCCATACATTGGACCGCTTTTTTTATTTTTGCAGCGCTTTTAATCTTTTACAGACATAAAAAAAACTTATTAGTCAACTAG
- the pgsA gene encoding CDP-diacylglycerol--glycerol-3-phosphate 3-phosphatidyltransferase, which translates to MNRQYMLTLPNVLTLLRLILSPIFIPFLLVYLLPLNFFFLNVLLALIFILFGLTDFFDGYFARKWNQVTHLGALLDPIADKFLFCSTLISLLAAGKLFFYWVIILLSREFFVMGIRLIASERGYYIKTLFIAKIKTVVEVFFIASVIINPSTVTSSFFNKWNIIEYLLLNSTLFIIVFSISLLCFMCSPVSRKDRI; encoded by the coding sequence ATGAATCGGCAATATATGTTAACATTGCCAAATGTTTTGACACTCTTAAGGTTGATTTTGTCTCCTATTTTCATACCGTTCTTATTAGTGTACCTGCTCCCTCTGAACTTCTTTTTCCTTAACGTCTTACTTGCTCTTATCTTTATTCTTTTTGGCCTAACAGATTTTTTTGATGGATATTTTGCTCGAAAGTGGAATCAAGTAACACATTTAGGCGCATTACTCGATCCGATAGCTGATAAATTTCTTTTTTGCTCAACACTAATTTCACTTCTTGCTGCAGGGAAGCTATTCTTTTATTGGGTGATCATACTATTATCACGAGAATTTTTTGTAATGGGAATACGTTTAATTGCATCAGAACGGGGCTATTATATAAAGACGTTATTTATTGCAAAAATCAAAACGGTAGTTGAAGTTTTTTTCATCGCATCCGTTATTATCAATCCATCAACGGTTACCTCCTCTTTTTTTAATAAATGGAATATCATCGAATATCTACTTTTGAATAGTACACTTTTTATCATTGTATTCAGCATATCTCTATTATGTTTTATGTGCAGCCCAGTTTCACGTAAAGATCGGATTTAA
- the secD gene encoding protein translocase subunit SecD, whose amino-acid sequence MQQYARKVLFSELTLWLFMALICVYWLYPIRNALRFGSDLVGGVYLTLQVQVDKAVEAACSSVMNSMYMNLKTQGIHVSAKEIKDGKVIFTFASMNEAQKAAQTFKTQNIEMKVDAVGLTVILSFSPQKLERIKYDAVQRNIEVLRLRLDKFGVSETPIAPQGDKNIVIELPDVSDPQAAKELIGKAALLEFRLVDKVASSKDDLLYEVEGTVAHDKEILPGIMEGGRRSFYLVEKYAQVTGRMLKDARPSLGGRSGVEAVVEFTLDTEGGEKFYTLTNANFGKQLAIVLDGEVISAPVIHTAIKDKGSITGNFNTESAKSLALLLKSGAFVAPVTFEEERQIGPSLGQEARTAGLMSCMVGFLLILLFSFFFYKLSGFFAFLVLVYNILLVLVGMSLLGATLTLPGIAGIVLTIGMAIDASILIFETIKEELSHGTSVEKAVHVGFSDAMVVILDGNLTTFIVGVVLYYLGSGPVQGFATTLMLGIVSTLITGLFFLKSLFKMMLRNFNVQKLSI is encoded by the coding sequence ATGCAACAGTACGCAAGAAAAGTACTCTTTTCAGAGTTAACTTTGTGGTTATTTATGGCTTTGATATGTGTATATTGGTTATATCCAATAAGAAACGCGTTACGTTTTGGTAGCGACCTAGTTGGGGGAGTATACCTTACCCTGCAAGTACAAGTTGATAAGGCGGTGGAAGCGGCCTGTTCCTCTGTAATGAACTCAATGTATATGAATCTAAAAACACAAGGCATCCATGTTTCTGCCAAAGAAATTAAAGACGGAAAAGTTATTTTTACTTTCGCATCGATGAATGAGGCTCAAAAAGCTGCACAAACATTTAAAACACAAAACATTGAGATGAAGGTTGACGCTGTTGGATTAACTGTTATTCTTTCTTTTTCTCCACAAAAACTTGAACGCATCAAATATGATGCAGTTCAAAGAAATATAGAAGTTTTAAGGCTACGATTGGATAAGTTTGGTGTTTCAGAAACCCCAATCGCTCCGCAAGGAGATAAGAATATTGTCATCGAACTTCCTGATGTTTCTGATCCTCAGGCAGCAAAGGAGTTAATAGGAAAAGCTGCACTTTTAGAATTTCGTTTAGTTGACAAAGTTGCTTCCAGCAAAGATGATCTTTTGTACGAAGTGGAAGGCACAGTTGCACATGATAAAGAGATTTTACCAGGCATCATGGAAGGCGGCAGACGCTCTTTTTATCTTGTAGAAAAATATGCACAAGTCACCGGTCGCATGTTGAAGGATGCACGACCTTCTTTAGGGGGACGATCGGGCGTTGAAGCTGTGGTTGAATTTACATTGGACACTGAAGGTGGTGAAAAATTTTATACTTTAACAAATGCAAATTTTGGCAAGCAGTTAGCGATCGTTTTAGACGGTGAAGTCATTAGCGCTCCTGTCATCCATACAGCCATCAAAGATAAAGGTAGTATCACCGGAAATTTTAATACTGAATCAGCAAAATCATTAGCTTTATTGTTAAAATCTGGTGCCTTTGTAGCTCCTGTTACCTTTGAAGAAGAGCGCCAAATAGGTCCTTCGCTTGGCCAAGAAGCACGAACTGCAGGATTAATGTCATGTATGGTTGGCTTTTTATTAATCTTACTGTTTAGCTTCTTTTTCTATAAACTATCAGGATTCTTTGCTTTTTTGGTGTTAGTATATAACATTCTCCTTGTTTTGGTTGGTATGTCTCTTTTAGGTGCAACGTTAACCCTGCCAGGCATTGCCGGTATAGTTTTGACAATAGGTATGGCAATTGATGCTTCGATACTCATTTTTGAAACAATCAAGGAAGAATTATCGCATGGTACTTCAGTGGAAAAAGCAGTGCATGTTGGTTTTTCTGATGCTATGGTGGTGATATTGGATGGCAACTTAACCACCTTTATTGTTGGTGTTGTTTTATATTACTTAGGCTCCGGTCCCGTTCAAGGATTTGCTACAACTTTAATGTTAGGTATTGTTTCAACCTTGATTACAGGCTTGTTTTTCTTGAAATCTTTGTTTAAAATGATGTTACGTAACTTTAATGTTCAAAAGTTATCGATTTAG